One window from the genome of Pempheris klunzingeri isolate RE-2024b chromosome 7, fPemKlu1.hap1, whole genome shotgun sequence encodes:
- the tet3 gene encoding methylcytosine dioxygenase TET3, whose product MEIGSHDRLQEGVLSVELANGVNRYPNGDESSMETEQQRAGSVPPTQWVSGHGKVSDTQQQQAACWNSSSGANPGELVHHSDMEDAHNLVAFSAIAGSLPPSSSSSCLVQPNTAQLYEKFTQEMDVEGAQARLSAGAPEGSCQPPEDLNTLQTALSQAKHGHKPPNCNCDGPDCPDYLEWLEKKIKLATNEDQGACKMADAPPHLQPHPQQSHLQHHRQPYPQMNGGHRLSTSYPQQKQGTQGPHPDQVPCSKPPIPCSPQVLSIAKEKNVSLQTAIAIEALTQLSGTGPQAAGSAGQAPYNSNLHHHQHAPIPSQPSNGTSLIPSSSGTHSSSSRSQSVPPGLHTNQQAPVSCEHHRPQSQGHPNHATPLPSSTSPFPDQGKHPGFSPNPPQWQQSSVRGSDQRNPWMCMKSEPQSHYAAAPHSSSDPMSELKQLLGDTSGKFSNASFKLPVTQQPRLSQNGGIQAQDNPALVRIKQEPDSGEQYHHTASMGHYGMANCQQQGQHYPGNPLSNGQAAISHSTQAALQHHLHYKRNLFTNHSSGFGAAGPHAPLACQNLKKWWPQMEAESLPHLAIKQEPKKKKSSQGSPVIKAMSGMPTVPSLPKPKQIIIKKTKQKASMPTFLPQTQITLQKPPVLMMDRAAALTSLQPGSLPSLPLHSNSTQAAAAGLPAPAQSQVSISNSSMTPSPIVSALSENTPTLIGSLPPPMAPVAHAKSEGAGCLSSSNTSTTTPLNSSSPSRTSQLSSLINIDPKYEELIRQFEAEFGDSAPASQPLEETSAAPQSGNRSQTSPQDVSPTSLSNSQLAPAILTSQATSTPHPNDQVMEVNKDESGTQSEASLNQASTDSPTEEKYEGPRHVSLHQEAILNKQPSVSEDIFSMPGSPLPKRMKIEASGDIAVVSTTCYSEEDTPTKDLPSSPSLRGFLESPLRYLDSPTKTLLDTPSKDLQAEFPTCTCVEQILEKDEGPYYNHLGSGPTVASIRNLMETRYGEKGDAVRIEKVVYTGKEGKSSRGCPIAKWVIRRNSETEKLLCLVRHRAGHHCANAVIIILIMAWEGVPKALADKLYHELSETLTKRGNPTSRRCGLNDDRTCACQGKDPDTCGASFSFGCSWSMYFNGCKYARSKTPRKFRLQGEHPDEEEKLRDNFQYLATEVAPLYKRLAPQAYSNQCQSEAKAPDCRLGLNEGRPFSGVTACMDFCAHAHKDQHNLYNGCTVVCTLTKEDNRAVNQIPEDEQLHVLPLYKISPTDEFGSEESQRLKMQNGAIQVLQAFRREVRKLPEPAKSCRQRRLEAKKATSEKKKSKLMQQAGETPEKTVVKAEVCITGSPQPQGNKAIMKQEMNPNIKTEPFNGSVDGYPGTDPFNNIYPHPAYYARGGLPPTGQPSAPDPVNGYHHNLPAMHYGFYNYPPNALFRPKLRTYEGRNVSLPKAGSKADQVDKKPDIQSLQARLAQSYPTHPEQANQLNNSAYPQPADYNLSRPSSVSSEPSNRGTPVIKQEPIDVPVYEGTMSGANTPSTTPQPASWPGHKLNGSIVPTNWDGHLNPKPSPEASLLNPDKQQFHQHPQQRQPSPYPQQWSPYPGSNALMASPAPSPSLQVPPSPSPSPHLAHPVNIHQGSTRPTTPRPSTPHPGTPQPGSSHSGSVTPQPGTPGPGTPRHWASPAPSPQPNAWAMGPAAYSTGLKHSHPAGAYPDKIWSKTGESRCSTPLGLQEKAWKSCGGSVAGSTLSPAPEGRLFPDALQQSDQACWNPNRAESDVESTKAREFEDDEVWSDSEHNFLDPNIGGVAVAPAHGSILIECARRELHATTPLKKPDRSHPTRISLVFYQHKNLNQPMHGLALWEAKMKLLAERALQRQQEAALLGLSQEDIKALGKKRKWGATVAGASPGPGQSKDKREGPVTRLAPTIHTTSMVTVSPYAFTRLTGPYSHFV is encoded by the exons ATGGAAATTGGGTCACATGACCGCCTCCAGGAAGGCGTGCTGAGCGTGGAACTGGCCAATGGGGTAAATCGCTACCCTAACGGTGATGAGTCATCTAtggaaacagagcagcagagggcaGGAAGCGTGCCTCCAACGCAATGGGTGTCAGGACATGGCAAGGTCAGTGACACCCAACAACAGCAAGCAGCATGTtggaacagcagcagtggtgcaAACCCTGGTGAACTTGTCCACCACTCAGACATGGAGGATGCCCACAATCTGGTGGCTTTTTCTGCTATTGCTGGTTCAttgcctccctcttcctcctcttcctgccttGTGCAGCCTAACACAGCCCAGCTGTATGAGAAATTCACCCAGGAGATGGATGTTGAGGGAGCTCAGGCCAGACTCTCTGCAGGGGCTCCTGAGGGCAGCTGCCAACCTCCAGAGGACCTGAACACCCTACAGACAGCACTGAGCCAAGCCAAACATGGACACAAGCCCCCTAACTGCAACTGTGATGGGCCCGACTGTCCAGACTACCTTGAGTGGCTGGAGAAGAAAATTAAGTTGGCAACCAATGAGGATCAAGGTGCCTGCAAGATGGCTGATGCTCCCCCACACTTACAGCCGCACCCACAGCAATCCCATTTGCAGCATCACCGTCAGCCCTACCCCCAGATGAATGGTGGCCACCGTCTGTCTACTTCATACCCCCAGCAGAAACAGGGAACTCAAGGCCCTCATCCAGACCAAGTGCCCTGCTCGAAACCCCCAATTCCCTGCTCTCCCCAGGTGCTCTCCATAGCCAAGGAAAAGAACGTTAGTCTTCAGACAGCCATTGCCATAGAAGCTCTGACACAGTTATCTGGTACTGGTCCACAAGCTGCCGGCTCTGCAGGTCAAGCCCCATACAACAGTAACCTCCATCATCACCAACATGCCCCCATCCCATCTCAGCCTTCCAATGGCACAAGCTTGATCCCGTCCTCTTCTGGCACCCACTCATCTTCCTCACGCTCTCAATCAGTCCCTCCAGGACTACACACCAACCAGCAGGCCCCAGTGTCCTGTGAGCACCACAGGCCCCAATCCCAGGGCCACCCAAACCACGCTACTCCTCTCCCATCCTCTACCTCCCCCTTCCCAGATCAGGGAAAACATCCAGGCTTCAGTCCTAATCCCCCACAGTGGCAGCAGAGCTCAGTCAGAGGCTCTGATCAGAGGAACCCATGGATGTGTATGAAGTCTGAACCCCAGTCTCACTACGCTGCTGCACCTCATAGTAGCTCAGACCCCATGTCAGAGCTCAAACAGCTGCTTGGTGACACTAGTGGCAAGTTCAGCAATGCTTCTTTCAAGCTTCCAGTCACACAGCAGCCCCGATTGAGCCAGAATGGAGGTATCCAGGCCCAGGACAACCCAGCCTTGGTCAGGATAAAGCAAGAGCCAGATTCTGGTGAACAGTACCATCACACTGCCTCCATGGGACATTATGGCATGGCTAACTGTCAGCAACAGGGTCAGCACTATCCTGGCAACCCCCTATCTAATGGCCAAGCAGCCATCAGCCACTCCACTCAGGCAGCTCTGCAACATCACCTTCACTACAAGAGGAACCTCTTCACTAACCACTCCTCTGGCTTTGGAGCAGCAGGCCCTCATGCACCTCTGGCTTGCCAAAACTTGAAAAAATGGTGGCcacagatggaggcagaaagTTTACCACACCTGGCCATCAAACAGGAAcccaagaagaaaaaaagcagccaaGGATCTCCTGTAATAAAGGCTATGAGTGGGATGCCCACAGTCCCTTCCCTGCCCAAACCCAAACAAATAATCATCAAGAAGACCAAGCAGAAAGCCTCCATGCCAACCTTCCTGCCTCAGACTCAGATCACATTACAAAAACCACCAGTCCTCATGATGGACAGAGCCGCGGCCCTGACCAGCCTGCAACCAggttctctcccctctctgcccCTCCACAGTAACTCcactcaggctgctgctgcaggcctcCCTGCCCCAGCCCAATCTCAGGTATCCATTTCCAATTCCTCAATGACTCCCTCTCCCATTGTTTCTGCTTTGTCAGAAAACACTCCAACCCTGATTGGCTCTCTGCCCCCACCAATGGCTCCTGTAGCCCATGCTAAGTCTGAGGGAGCGGGCTGTCTGTCCTCCAGTAacaccagcaccaccacaccTTTAAATTCCTCATCTCCATCCAGGACCTCACAATTATCGAGTCTCATCAACATAGACCCCAAGTACGAAGAACTGATCCGCCAGTTTGAGGCTGAATTTGGAGACTCAGCACCTGCCAGTCAGCCCCTGGAGGAGACTTCAGCAGCCCCTCAGTCTGGGAATCGGTCTCAGACCAGTCCTCAGGATGTCAGTCCCACATCATTATCCAATTCCCAGTTGGCTCCCGCAATTCTCACCAGTCAAGCCACCTCCACACCTCACCCAAATGATCAGGTGATGGAAGTCAACAAGGATGAGTCAGGGACCCAAAGTGAAGCAAGCTTGAATCAGGCATCAACAGACAGCCCCACGGAGGAGAAGTACGAGGGGCCCCGCCATGTGTCTCTGCATCAGGAGGCCATTCTGAACAAGCAGCCCAGTGTATCAGAGGATATATTCAGCATGCCAGGTTCTCCACTGCCTAAACGCATGAAGATTGAAGCTTCGGGTGATATAGCAGTAGTTTCCACCACATGCTATTCTGAGGAGGACACGCCCACCAAGGACCTGCCTTCTTCTCCATCCCTCAGAGGTTTCCTAGAATCTCCTCTGCGCTACCTGGATAGCCCCACCAAGACCTTGCTGGATACTCCCTCCAAGGATCTACAGGCAGAGTTCCCCACCTGCACATGTGTGG AACAAATCCTGGAGAAAGATGAAGGGCCTTACTACAATCACCTGGGATCTGGACCTACTGTAGCCTCCATAAGAAACCTGATGGAGACGAG GTATGGAGAGAAAGGGGATGCCGTCCGGATTGAGAAGGTGGTGTACACAGGCAAAGAGGGAAAGAGCTCACGGGGATGTCCTATTGCTAAGTGG GTGATCCGTCGTAACAGCGAGACAGAGAAGCTGCTGTGTCTGGTGCGTCATCGTGCAGGCCACCACTGTGCCAACGCTGTCATTATCATCCTCATTATGGCCTGGGAAGGTGTCCCAAAGGCCCTGGCTGACAAGCTGTACCATGAGCTCAGTGAAACCCTCACCAAACGTGGTAACCCCACCAGCCGACGCTGTGGCCTAAATGATGA TCGTACCTGTGCATGTCAAGGCAAGGACCCTGACACTTGCGGTGCTTCCTTTTCCTTTGGCTGCTCCTGGAGTATGTACTTTAATGGCTGTAAGTACGCCCGAAGCAAAACACCGCGCAAGTTCAGGCTACAAGGAGAGCACCCTGACGAG GAGGAAAAACTCAGGGATAACTTCCAGTATCTGGCAACTGAGGTGGCTCCTTTGTACAAACGGCTGGCCCCACAGGCCTACAGTAACCAG TGCCAGTCGGAGGCTAAAGCTCCTGACTGCAGGCTGGGCTTAAATGAAGGACGGCCATTCTCTGGAGTCACTGCTTGCATGGACTTCTGTGCCCACGCTCACAAGGACCAGCACAACCTCTACAATGGTTGCACAGTG GTGTGTACTTTAACCAAGGAGGACAACCGTGCGGTGAACCAAATCCCTGAGGATGAGCAGCTCCATGTCTTACCTCTATACAAGATTTCCCCGACTGATGAGTTTGGCAGCGAGGAGAGCCAACGCCTCAAGATGCAGAATGGAGCCATCCAGGTGCTTCAGGCTTTCCGCCGTGAGGTACGCAAGTTGCCCGAACCCGCCAAGTCCTGCCGACAGCGCAGACTGGAGGCCAAGAAGGCCACCtcggagaagaagaaaagtaaacTGATGCAGCAGGCAGGGGAGACGCCAGAGAAAACTGTGGTCAAGGCTGAGGTCTGCATCACTGGTTCCCCTCAACCCCAAGGCAATAAAG CAATTATGAAACAAGAGATGAATCCCAACATCAAGACGGAGCCCTTCAATGGATCAGTAGACGGATACCCTGGAACAGACCCATTCAACAACATCTATCCACACCCTGCCTACTATGCAAGGGGAGGCCTTCCCCCAACTGGCCAGCCCTCTGCACCAGACCCAGTAAACGGCTACCACCATAATCTACCCGCAATGCACTATGGCTTCTACAACTATCCCCCCAATGCACTTTTTCGCCCTAAGCTGAGGACCTATGAGGGTCGAAATGTCTCTTTGCCCAAAGCAGGCAGTAAAGCTGACCAGGTAGACAAGAAGCCTGATATTCAGAGCCTTCAGGCCAGACTGGCCCAGTCCTACCCCACCCATCCAGAGCAAGCCAACCAACTAAACAACAGCGCTTACCCCCAGCCTGCAGACTACAATCTGTCCcgtccttcctctgtctcctctgaaCCCTCCAATAGAGGCACTCCAGTCATCAAACAGGAGCCTATAGATGTGCCAGTCTATGAAGGCACAATGTCTGGTGCCAACACCCCCAGCACCACCCCCCAGCCTGCGTCCTGGCCAGGGCACAAGCTTAATGGAAGTATCGTTCCCACCAACTGGGATGGCCATCTGAACCCTAAACCAAGTCCTGAAGCCTCCTTGTTGAACCCAGACAAGCAGCAGTTTCACCAGCATCCCCAGCAGCGGCAGCCCTCTCCTTACCCCCAGCAGTGGTCACCCTACCCTGGTTCAAATGCCCTAATGGCTTCCCCTGCCCCATCACCCTCACTCCAGGtacctccctctccatctccgtCCCCTCACCTAGCACACCCAGTTAACATACACCAAGGCTCCACACGCCCTACCACCCCGCGCCCAAGCACCCCTCATCCAGGTACACCACAGCCTGGTAGCTCTCACTCAGGCTCAGTTACACCACAGCCAGGCACCCCAGGCCCAGGCACCCCCAGGCACTGGGCCAGCCCTGCTCCTAGTCCTCAGCCGAATGCTTGGGCCATGGGACCTGCGGCATATAGCACTGGTTTGAAGCACAGCCATCCTGCAGGAGCCTACCCCGACAAGATCTGGTCCAAGACCGGGGAAAGTCGGTGTTCCACTCCCCTTGGGCTCCAGGAGAAGGCTTGGAAGTCCTGTGGAGGTTCAGTGGCAGGCAGCACCCTGTCCCCTGCCCCTGAGGGTCGCCTCTTCCCTGATGCCCTGCAGCAGTCAGATCAGGCTTGCTGGAATCCCAACCGAGCTGAGAGTGATGTTGAGAGCACCAAGGCCCGTGAATTTGAGGATGACGAGGTGTGGTCTGATAGCGAGCACAACTTCCTAGATCCTAACATCGGTGGTGTGGCGGTAGCACCAGCCCACGGCTCCATCCTGATTGAATGTGCCCGTCGGGAACTACATGCTACCACTCCACTCAAAAAGCCTGATCGCTCCCACCCCACACGTATCTCCCTGGTCTTTTACCAGCACAAGAATCTCAACCAGCCCATGCACGGCCTGGCTCTGTGGGAGGCCAAAATGAAGCTGCTGGCAGAGCGAGCgctgcagaggcagcaggaagCGGCTCTCCTTGGCCTCTCGCAGGAGGACATCAAGGCCCTTGGGAAGAAACGCAAGTGGGGGGCTACAGTGGCAGGTGCCAGTCCAGGACCTGGACAATCTAAAGACAAGAGGGAGGGGCCAGTTACGCGGTTAGCCCCCACGATCCACACCACCTCTATGGTTACTGTGTCTCCCTATGCCTTCACCCGCCTCACTGGACCCTACAGCCACTTTGTCTGA